CGTCGAGGAGCCCTTCGAGAGGTCGAGCCCGAAACGAACGAGGATGCGAGCGAGGTACTCGGAGTCGCGGTGCAGGCTCGAAAGGACCGTGATCTTCCCGCCGGGGTAGACGTACGGCATCATCGCGAAGCGCGAGTGCCAGAAGGCGAGGATGTAGTTCCCCCGCTCGCGCCGCAGCCCGTCGAGCACCTCCCGCCCCCGGTACTCGAGGCGCATCGTCGCCTTGCAGAAACGCAGGTACGCGTAGCCGATCCTCGGCACCAGAGCGAGCAGGATTCTCTCGGTGAGCGGGTGCATGGCGGGGGCGAAGTGTATATCTTCCGCCCGCCGGTCCGGAGGGGTGGAGCGCTTGAAGCCGTACGTCTCGATCGTCGTCCCCGTCCTCAACGAGGAGCGGACCATCGAGCGCCTCGCGCGCTCGCTGCTCGAGCAGGACTACCCGAAGGACCGGTACGAGATCGTGATGGCCGACGGCGGCTCGGCCGACGGCACGCTCGAGATCCTCCGCCGCCTGGATCCCGAGGGACGGATCCGCGTCCTCCCCAACCCCGGACGGACGGCGCCCGCCGCCCTCAACGTCGCGATCGCGGCCACCACCGGCGAGATCGTCACCCGCGTCGACGCGCACTCGTGGATCGCCCCCGACTACCTCTCCCGCGTGGTGCGCGTCATGGAGGAGACCGGCGAGAAGGTCGTCGGCGGTCCGGTGCGGATGGAGCCCGACACCCCGTTTCGCCGCGCGCTCGTCGAGGCGTTGTACGCCAAGGTCGGGGTCGGCTCGGTTCCGTACCGTACGCTGCGCGAGCGCGCGTACGTCGAGTCGCTGCAGACCGGTTCGTTCCGGCGCGAGGTTCTCGATCAGGTCGGCCCGTTCGACGAGTCGCTCGCGGTGGTCGAGGACCTCGACATGAACACGCGGATCCGCAAGGCGGGACACCGCCTGCTGCTCGACCCGTCGATCCGGTTCTGGTACGTGCCGCGTCCGGACGTCCGGGCGTTGTGGCGTCAGATCTGGACGGTGGGTCTCGTCAAGGCGCGGATCCTCCGCAAGCACCCCGACATCTTCAAGCTCAAGTACGTGTTGCCGACCGTGTTCGTGGTCGCCCTCGGCGCGTCGCTCGCGCTCGCACCCTTCCGGCCTTGGACGCTCGCCTGTCCCGCCGCCTACGCCGCCGCGGTCGTCGGTTTCGCCGCGTCTCGCGTCCCGCGGCTCGGGGCGGGTGCCGTGCGGCTGCTCGCGATCCTCCCGACGCTGCACGTGGGGTACGGGCTCGGGTTCCTCGTCGGCGCGCTCGAGCCCCTCGCCGGACGCCCCGCGAAGCCCCCGGGAGCACCGTGAGCGAGCGCTCGGACGCGCGCCTGCTCCTCTCGATCCTCCGCGGCGACCTCGCGGCTCCCGGAACGCCGCCCGCGGGCGCGCGATTCGGCGACCTCTGCCGGGCGTGCGACGTCGCCCCGACGGTGCACGCGATTCTCGAGCGCGCGGGCCGGTTCGACCTCGTCGGCGCGGATGCCGAACGCGAGCTCGCGAGGGCCCGGCACAAGTGCCGGAACGACAACCTGCTGCTGCTCGCCCGGCTCGAGCAGGCGCTCGACATCCTGGGCGCGGAAGGCATCGTCCCGATCGCGCTGAAGGGGATCTCGTTCCTGGGGCGGTTCTACCCCTCGTTCGACGCGCGCACCCTCGACGACGCCGACCTGCTCGTCGCCCCGGCCGAGGCCGCGCGCGCGATCGAGGCGCTCGAACGCGCGGGGTGGACGGGGCCGCGAGGCGCGGAGCGCACCCACTGGCTCCGCTCGAGCTTCGAGATGCCGCTGACCTCGCCCGGGCCGGTGACCGTGCTCCTCGAGATCCATTGGAGCCTCGGGCAGGAGCAGCGTTACGACATCCCCGTCGGGGAGATCCTGGCGCGCACCGTGCCGCAGGAGATCGCGGGACGACCCGCCCGACGCCTCGACGACCACGACGCCGCGGCGCACCTGCTGCTCCACCACGTGCAGCACTACTTCGACCGGCGCCTGAAGTGGGCGGTGGACCTCGCGTCGATCGTGGCGGACCCGGGGTTCGACTGGAGCGAGGTCGCTCGACGCCTGCGCTCGTGGAAGGGAAGCGGGGCGGCGAGCCTGGCTCTCCGCCACCTCCGGAAAGTGCATCCCCCGGCCTCCCCCGACGAGGCCCGGCGCGTCCTGCCCGTCGCCGCGTGGCGGCGGGCGATCCTGCTTCCCTTCCGCTCCCCCGATCCCGTCGACTTCTTCCGCGGCACGCGATGGCGGATCGTGCAGCTGCTCCTGGCGGCCGCGGCCCTCGAGAGCCCCGCGGACCTCCCGGGATACCTGCGTCACCGGGCGCGTCGCGATCGGGATTAACGCTCCGCGTCCATCCACGCCTGTTTGCGATCGAGGAAGTCGTAGCCACCGGCGAGACGCCAGCGCAGCTCGGTCGGCCCCTCCCCGGGCTCGATCGTCACGCGCCGGAGCAGGAACACGTCGCTCCCCGGCGTGTTGAATCCGACCCGGCCGGTGCAGGCCGCGTCGAACCCGTACGCCTCGACCGCCCGCCGGACCGCCGGAGAGTAGAGCCCGAACGGATAACAGAACGTCCGTGGGCGCCGCCCCGCGAGATCGGAGAGGATCCGGTCGCATTCCGCGAGCTCGGCGGCGATCGCCTGCGGGGAAAGCCGCGTCAGGTCCGGGTGGGCGTGTGTGTGGTTTCCGACCTCGACGCCGAGATCCGCGAGCGATCGCAGCTCCTCGGGCCGGAAGAACGGCGCCCGTCCGAGGAACGACGACGTCACGAACACCGTGGAGCTCCAGCCGCGCCGCGCCAGCGCGGGGTAGGCGACACGGAGGTTGTTCGACCAGCCGTCGTCGAATGTGATCGCGAGTGTGGGCGCCTGGACCGGAGACCCCTCGCGAACGCGCCGGACCGCCTCCAGCAGCGGGACGACCACGTACCCGAGATCCTCGAGCAGCGTCATCTGTCCTTCGAAGTCCACCCACCAGGGATCGCTCCGGTCGGACTCGGTCGCGTGATAGGCGAGCACGCCGACGCCCCGCCCGGGATCGTTGGGGCGTCGCCTCGCCGCGAGCGCCCGGCCGACGAGGCGCTTGACGGCCTCGCGTCCCCTGCGCCGGCGGGGGGCTCCCCACGGCCCCCGCCGCTCGTCCCAACCCGCCGGTCCTTCCATGCCGAGCCCCCCGCGACGGTCCGCCGCGACGGGAACATACTCTCACGCGAACGGGCGGGCTCGGGAGCGTGCTACGCTCCCGCGGCGACGCGCCGGCGAGCGGCGACCGCGATGCCGAGGACGCCATGGAGAGGCCAGCCGACGATGTGCGCCGCCGCACCCTCTCCGGCATCCGCGCCGTCGCGCTGCTGAACGTCGCGACCCTTCCGCTTTCGTTCCTGATCAACCTCGTCCTGAGCCGGTCGTCCCCCCTGGCGCTCGGGTACTACGGGGCGAGCCAGCTGTTCGTCGGGACCTTCATCACGTTCTTCGTCCTCGGCGGGCCGCCGGTGTTCGCGAGGTTCGTCCCGAGGATCCCGCCTTCCCGTCGGCTGAGCTTCCTGCTCGCCTACACCGGCGCGTGCCTCGCGCTGTTCGCGGCGACGGCGGCGCTCCTGGCGGCGGCGCCCTCCGCGGTGTCGGGGCTGATCGCCCGCTTCGGGGAGCCTCCGCTCGCGTGGGCCGCGGTGTTGTGCGTCGCCGTGCTGGTCTGGGCCTTCACCTCCCACTTCCTGTACGGCTCGCTGGAGGCCCCGCGGGCGGCCTGGACGCTGAAGTCCGTGACCCTGGGTTACGCCGTGCTCGCGCTGGCCTTCCTCGGTCCCCTTCGCGAGGCGCTGGCGCACGACCCCCGGCGTGCGATCTGGGGGGCGACCGTCGTGGTTCACGTCTTGGGGGCGTTCCTCGGCGCCTTCCACGTGTGGCGCACGGTGCCGCGAGGCACGGGCGTCGATCTCCGGGGGCTGCCCGAAGGGTTCTGGCCGGTCGTGGGCTACGTGCATCTCGGTACGCTCGTCGCGTTCGTGTATTCGAGCCTCTCCCCGGCCGCGGTGCTCCTGACCCTCGACGTCGGCGCGCTCGCGTTCCTCCACGCCGCCGGGCGCTTCCCGCTGCTCGTCGTCAGCCTTCCCGCGATGATCGCCGACGTCGTCGCGCCCGGACTCGCGAGTCTCGACGCGTCGGGCATGCGCGACCGCGCGCTCCGACACGCCACCGCCGCCGTCGAGGCGGCGCTCGTGGTCACGGTGCCGCTCGTCCTCGGCTTCGTCTTCTTCGCGCGGGACGCGATGGCCCTCTTCGGGCCGCCGTTCGTCGAGCACCGGGAACTGCTGCGCATCCTCGCGCTGTCGGCGCTGTCCGCCCCCGTGGTCTACGTCGGCTCGGGGATGCTCGCCGCGTTCGGCGCGTTCCGCGCGTACCTGCTCGCCTCGGCGTTGTACGTCGCGACCGCGCTCGTCCTGGTCGTCGTGCTGGTTCGCGGTTTCGGCCTTCCCGGCGCGGCCTGGGCGGCGACGATCGGCGCCGCGCTCCAGCAGACGGTGGTCACCGTGACCCTCCGGCGCCGCCTGGGCTACGCGGCGCCGTCGCGCGCCACGGCGGCCTGGGTATGCTGCGCGGGGGCGTTCGCGCTCGCGAGCACCGTCGATCCCGGCCGGCTCGCGGCGGCGGGAGCGTTCGTCCTGGCCACGATCGCGTTCGCCGTTCTGGGCCGCGTGCGGCCGAGCGAAGTCCGCGATCTCGCGCGCCGGTTGCTGGGCCGCGGCTAGGACTCGCGCCCCGGCCCGTCCCCGTAGATCGTGATCCCCGTCGCGGACAACCCGTCCAGACGTGCGAGGAAGGGCCCGGCCTCGACCCGGAAGAAGTCCATGCCCCGCCAGCGGAAGTCCCGGGCGACTTCACCCACGACGTGATCCCGGACGAAACGCGGGACGTCGAAGGTCATCCGGCGCTGGTCGTGGGCGTATGCGGCCACGACGACCTCGACCCCGTCGGCCCGTCGGCACCGCGCGTCGAATCGCTCGGCCACGTAAGGGGAGCACGGGAGACGCTCCGGCCGGAGGTCGTCGAGAACGTGCACGAGAGTCAGGTTCTTCGTGGACACGCCGAGGCCCACGACCCGCCCCCCGAGCGCGGCGTGGAGCGCGAACGGACTCGAGGCCGAGAACGGGTACGGGTCCTCGTGGTGTCGCGCGACGAGCGCTTCGGCGTGGCGGCCGAGCGCGACCACCGAACGCGTCGGGTGCACGCTGCGCCGCGCCCCCGGCAGGCGGCGGGCGAGCTCTCCCAGAAGCCCGGTACCTCCCGGCGTCCGCCGCACGTCGAACACCCGCCCGGATCGAAGCACCTCGTACGTTCCCTCGGACGGGAACGTCGGAAAGAGCAGCGTCCCCTCGTCGCCGACGAGCTCGAGGAGAATCTCCAGCAGCCGCAGGGGCGAAAACGCGAGATGGAGCAGGTCCTCCGAGGAGTGGACGAACACCGCCGCTCCCGGTTCGAACCCCAGCCGCTCCCGGGCGAAACGACGGAACTCCTCTTCCGACAGCGGCGGGTGCGCCTCGACCGCGGCCCGCCGGCGCCGCATCTGCATCGCCTTCAGGCGACGCGCCCAGGTGGAGGGCAGGTAGTGCAGGGCCAGCGCACGCACGACGTCGCGGATCGCCATCTCGCCCTTCCGCCCTCAGACGGTCACGACGACCCGGCGCGTGAAGGTCTGGAGGAGGTCCTGGCCGTCCCAGACGTGGGAGAACTCCAGCGCGCGGCCGACGGGGACGATGCGATCCGCGCCGCCGCGGGGGAGGGCGGCGGCGAACGCCGCCAGCGCGTCGCGCGAGAACCCGAGAGCGACCAGCGTCTGGTCCTTGGAGACGACGTCCGGGCGGAGGTCGTCCAGCGTGGCGTAGTCCGCCTCGAAGAAGAACCCGCCACCGGGGTGCATCTCTCGGAGCTCCTCCGTGAGCCGTTCCACGCGCGCGACGGTCAGCGGCGTCGCCAGGCCCAGATCCGCGCGCGCGCCGCGCATCGCGGCCCGGCAGGCCGCGGTGAGGCGGCCCGAGACGGGCTGCGCCCACTCGTCGGCGGGACGGGCGTCGGCAACCGCCCTGAAACGCTCCCAGAACGCCAGCCGCGCCTTCTCGCAG
The genomic region above belongs to Candidatus Polarisedimenticolaceae bacterium and contains:
- a CDS encoding glycosyltransferase family 2 protein, which gives rise to MKPYVSIVVPVLNEERTIERLARSLLEQDYPKDRYEIVMADGGSADGTLEILRRLDPEGRIRVLPNPGRTAPAALNVAIAATTGEIVTRVDAHSWIAPDYLSRVVRVMEETGEKVVGGPVRMEPDTPFRRALVEALYAKVGVGSVPYRTLRERAYVESLQTGSFRREVLDQVGPFDESLAVVEDLDMNTRIRKAGHRLLLDPSIRFWYVPRPDVRALWRQIWTVGLVKARILRKHPDIFKLKYVLPTVFVVALGASLALAPFRPWTLACPAAYAAAVVGFAASRVPRLGAGAVRLLAILPTLHVGYGLGFLVGALEPLAGRPAKPPGAP
- a CDS encoding nucleotidyltransferase family protein → MSERSDARLLLSILRGDLAAPGTPPAGARFGDLCRACDVAPTVHAILERAGRFDLVGADAERELARARHKCRNDNLLLLARLEQALDILGAEGIVPIALKGISFLGRFYPSFDARTLDDADLLVAPAEAARAIEALERAGWTGPRGAERTHWLRSSFEMPLTSPGPVTVLLEIHWSLGQEQRYDIPVGEILARTVPQEIAGRPARRLDDHDAAAHLLLHHVQHYFDRRLKWAVDLASIVADPGFDWSEVARRLRSWKGSGAASLALRHLRKVHPPASPDEARRVLPVAAWRRAILLPFRSPDPVDFFRGTRWRIVQLLLAAAALESPADLPGYLRHRARRDRD
- a CDS encoding polysaccharide deacetylase family protein translates to MEGPAGWDERRGPWGAPRRRRGREAVKRLVGRALAARRRPNDPGRGVGVLAYHATESDRSDPWWVDFEGQMTLLEDLGYVVVPLLEAVRRVREGSPVQAPTLAITFDDGWSNNLRVAYPALARRGWSSTVFVTSSFLGRAPFFRPEELRSLADLGVEVGNHTHAHPDLTRLSPQAIAAELAECDRILSDLAGRRPRTFCYPFGLYSPAVRRAVEAYGFDAACTGRVGFNTPGSDVFLLRRVTIEPGEGPTELRWRLAGGYDFLDRKQAWMDAER
- a CDS encoding polysaccharide biosynthesis C-terminal domain-containing protein codes for the protein MERPADDVRRRTLSGIRAVALLNVATLPLSFLINLVLSRSSPLALGYYGASQLFVGTFITFFVLGGPPVFARFVPRIPPSRRLSFLLAYTGACLALFAATAALLAAAPSAVSGLIARFGEPPLAWAAVLCVAVLVWAFTSHFLYGSLEAPRAAWTLKSVTLGYAVLALAFLGPLREALAHDPRRAIWGATVVVHVLGAFLGAFHVWRTVPRGTGVDLRGLPEGFWPVVGYVHLGTLVAFVYSSLSPAAVLLTLDVGALAFLHAAGRFPLLVVSLPAMIADVVAPGLASLDASGMRDRALRHATAAVEAALVVTVPLVLGFVFFARDAMALFGPPFVEHRELLRILALSALSAPVVYVGSGMLAAFGAFRAYLLASALYVATALVLVVVLVRGFGLPGAAWAATIGAALQQTVVTVTLRRRLGYAAPSRATAAWVCCAGAFALASTVDPGRLAAAGAFVLATIAFAVLGRVRPSEVRDLARRLLGRG
- a CDS encoding AAC(3) family N-acetyltransferase, producing MAIRDVVRALALHYLPSTWARRLKAMQMRRRRAAVEAHPPLSEEEFRRFARERLGFEPGAAVFVHSSEDLLHLAFSPLRLLEILLELVGDEGTLLFPTFPSEGTYEVLRSGRVFDVRRTPGGTGLLGELARRLPGARRSVHPTRSVVALGRHAEALVARHHEDPYPFSASSPFALHAALGGRVVGLGVSTKNLTLVHVLDDLRPERLPCSPYVAERFDARCRRADGVEVVVAAYAHDQRRMTFDVPRFVRDHVVGEVARDFRWRGMDFFRVEAGPFLARLDGLSATGITIYGDGPGRES